The Litoreibacter ponti genome includes a window with the following:
- a CDS encoding calcium-binding protein: protein MQTIPTLDQIALDTASDPGLQRRTSDEDIAGGVAAARLMNEVIAEAMAATGVNTDGRLSPDDVRAISDYIRADPDLYAKFVEGHGDDDGNEETGFHLVQGDGGTLKFQGRAFINTVADAIYHIGFEYRDGRFVNEDGNQNERVDDIAGWLNYYVNGENVVFGTDAGETLHSGKYSDSLSAAANEVFEAGAGNDKIWAGDGDDTVYGGEGDDTSGGGRGNDTLMGEAGNDKLWGEIGDDTLDGGDGNDTLGGGRGNDALSGGDGNDKLWGNQGDDEIEGGTGDDELGGGNGADTLRGGEGADKLWGGNGDDAIEGGAGNDELGGGNGADSLTGGEGADALWGGNGADTLDGGADDDTLGGHRGDDLMSGGDGADKLWGGAGHDTMDGGAGDDEMGGDTGRDVMSGGDGSDKLWGGKGADQISGDAGNDTLGGGDGGDTLDGGAGDDTIWAGKGSDTVQGGAGNDTIGGDAGRDTIDAGDGDDTVWAGDHADTVQGGLGNDAVHGGDGNDTVDGGAGNDEVTGGNGRDILIGGAGVDEIKGWDKDDARDTFVFRSGDSGTVAGEMDVVYGFESREDRIDLTSFGGLTLVDALSGGGAGEVMFDGDILWIDETGDGTADMGVELKWVNELAANDLLL from the coding sequence ATGCAGACAATTCCAACCCTCGACCAGATCGCCCTCGACACGGCTTCGGACCCCGGTCTGCAGCGACGCACCAGCGATGAGGATATCGCCGGTGGTGTGGCCGCGGCCCGCCTGATGAACGAGGTCATCGCCGAGGCGATGGCCGCCACCGGGGTCAACACCGACGGGCGGCTCAGCCCCGATGATGTGCGCGCGATCTCCGACTACATCCGCGCCGACCCCGATCTCTACGCGAAATTCGTCGAAGGCCACGGCGACGACGATGGCAATGAGGAGACCGGCTTCCACCTTGTCCAGGGCGATGGCGGTACGCTGAAATTCCAGGGCCGCGCCTTCATCAACACCGTGGCCGACGCGATCTACCACATCGGGTTCGAATACCGCGACGGCCGCTTCGTCAACGAGGACGGCAACCAGAACGAGCGGGTCGACGACATCGCGGGCTGGCTGAACTACTACGTGAACGGCGAGAATGTGGTCTTCGGCACCGACGCGGGAGAGACGCTGCATTCCGGCAAATACTCCGACAGCCTGTCCGCCGCTGCCAATGAGGTTTTCGAGGCGGGCGCGGGCAATGACAAGATCTGGGCCGGGGACGGTGATGATACGGTCTATGGCGGCGAAGGCGACGACACCTCCGGCGGGGGCCGCGGCAACGACACGCTGATGGGCGAGGCCGGCAATGACAAGCTGTGGGGCGAGATTGGCGACGACACGCTCGACGGCGGTGATGGCAACGACACGCTGGGCGGTGGCCGGGGCAATGACGCCCTGTCGGGCGGCGACGGCAATGACAAGCTTTGGGGCAACCAGGGCGATGACGAGATCGAGGGCGGCACGGGTGATGATGAGCTTGGCGGCGGCAATGGGGCCGACACCTTGCGCGGCGGTGAAGGCGCCGACAAGCTCTGGGGCGGCAACGGCGATGACGCGATCGAGGGCGGCGCGGGCAATGACGAGCTCGGTGGCGGCAATGGCGCCGACAGCCTGACCGGCGGCGAGGGGGCCGACGCGCTTTGGGGCGGCAACGGCGCGGACACGCTCGATGGCGGGGCCGATGACGACACGCTCGGCGGCCACAGGGGCGACGATCTGATGTCGGGCGGCGACGGTGCGGACAAGCTCTGGGGCGGCGCGGGCCATGACACCATGGATGGCGGCGCGGGCGACGACGAGATGGGCGGCGACACCGGGCGCGACGTGATGTCGGGCGGAGATGGTTCCGACAAGCTGTGGGGCGGCAAGGGCGCGGACCAGATCAGCGGCGACGCAGGAAATGACACGCTGGGTGGCGGCGATGGCGGTGACACGCTCGACGGCGGCGCGGGCGACGATACCATCTGGGCCGGCAAGGGTTCAGACACCGTGCAGGGCGGCGCGGGCAACGACACGATCGGCGGTGATGCCGGCCGTGACACGATCGACGCGGGCGACGGCGACGACACGGTCTGGGCCGGGGATCATGCCGACACGGTCCAAGGTGGCCTTGGCAATGACGCGGTTCATGGCGGCGACGGCAATGATACGGTCGATGGCGGCGCGGGCAATGACGAGGTCACCGGCGGCAACGGGCGCGACATCCTGATCGGCGGGGCCGGGGTCGACGAGATCAAGGGATGGGACAAGGACGACGCGCGCGACACCTTCGTCTTCCGCTCCGGCGACAGCGGCACGGTCGCGGGCGAGATGGACGTGGTCTACGGCTTCGAGAGTCGCGAGGACCGCATCGATCTGACGAGCTTCGGCGGTCTCACCCTGGTCGACGCCCTGTCGGGCGGCGGCGCGGGCGAGGTGATGTTTGATGGCGACATCTTGTGGATCGACGAGACCGGCGACGGCACGGCGGATATGGGCGTCGAGCTGAAATGGGTCAACGAACTGGCAGCCAACGACCTGCTGCTCTGA
- a CDS encoding DUF3179 domain-containing protein: MLSAVRNTAAFPEPPMTLSRRQFGTSLAAAAALAPAALRAQGKTLAALQRDLLSGDGDIFYPAVHALEDRGNPDMAASLIVALRFSNGAKGEIVKALRTVTGANPGRDWFDWMLWQEANPQIKPHPSFIAFKRDTLIRIDPNFADFLKPRYLKPERMGIRLEEITWGGVRKDGIPSLDNPRLIPAADAIYMRDDDLIFGVAINGDVRAYPLRIMGWHEMFNETIGGVPVALAYCTLCGSGILFETKVRGRARPLVFGSSGFLYRSNKLMFDRQTNSLWNQFTGRPVVGRLASSGLELKQRPVVITSWAEWRRDNPRTKILSLDTGHRRDYGSGVVYAEYFGSNELMFPTNVDQRRHRQKDYVFGIRKFGGAKAWPLTAFRRKKVINDGMLDTPLVLVGDTTTRTVRAYERGTLTFRQKGGGLVSNDGRSWQVSEDGLVSGTTVLPRVAGHVAYWFAWDGYLGARSELYKG, encoded by the coding sequence ATGCTCAGCGCAGTGCGAAACACCGCCGCCTTTCCGGAGCCGCCCATGACCCTGTCCCGCCGCCAATTTGGAACCTCGCTTGCCGCCGCCGCGGCGCTCGCCCCCGCCGCGTTGCGCGCGCAGGGCAAAACCCTTGCCGCGTTGCAAAGGGACCTGCTCTCGGGCGACGGGGACATCTTCTACCCCGCGGTGCACGCGCTGGAAGATCGCGGCAATCCGGACATGGCCGCTTCGCTGATCGTGGCGCTGCGCTTCTCCAACGGTGCGAAGGGCGAGATCGTGAAGGCGCTGCGCACCGTCACCGGAGCCAATCCCGGGCGCGACTGGTTCGACTGGATGCTCTGGCAGGAGGCCAACCCGCAGATCAAGCCGCATCCGAGCTTCATTGCCTTCAAGCGCGACACGTTGATCCGCATCGATCCCAACTTCGCCGACTTCCTGAAGCCGCGATACCTGAAGCCAGAGCGCATGGGCATCCGGCTGGAAGAGATCACCTGGGGCGGGGTGCGCAAGGACGGCATCCCCAGCCTCGACAACCCGCGCCTGATCCCCGCGGCGGACGCGATCTACATGCGCGACGATGACCTGATCTTCGGGGTCGCGATCAATGGCGATGTGCGCGCCTACCCGCTGCGCATCATGGGCTGGCACGAGATGTTCAATGAGACCATCGGCGGCGTTCCCGTGGCGCTGGCCTATTGCACGCTGTGCGGCTCCGGCATCCTGTTCGAGACGAAGGTGCGCGGGCGGGCGCGGCCGCTGGTCTTCGGCTCCAGCGGGTTTCTCTACCGCTCCAACAAGCTGATGTTCGACCGGCAGACCAATTCGCTGTGGAACCAGTTCACCGGCAGGCCCGTGGTCGGGCGGCTGGCCTCGTCGGGCCTTGAGCTGAAGCAGCGCCCGGTGGTGATCACGTCCTGGGCGGAATGGCGGCGCGACAACCCGAGGACCAAGATCCTGTCGCTCGATACCGGGCACAGGCGGGACTACGGCTCGGGCGTGGTCTACGCGGAATATTTCGGCTCCAACGAGCTGATGTTTCCCACCAATGTGGACCAGCGCAGGCACCGCCAGAAGGACTACGTCTTCGGCATCCGCAAGTTTGGCGGCGCGAAGGCGTGGCCGCTGACGGCCTTCCGGCGCAAGAAGGTGATCAATGACGGGATGCTCGACACCCCGCTGGTGCTGGTGGGCGACACGACCACCCGCACCGTGCGCGCCTATGAGCGCGGCACTCTCACCTTCCGCCAGAAGGGTGGCGGGTTGGTGTCCAATGACGGGCGCAGCTGGCAGGTCAGCGAGGACGGTCTGGTGTCCGGCACCACCGTGCTGCCGCGCGTGGCGGGGCATGTGGCGTATTGGTTTGCGTGGGACGGGTATCTTGGGGCGCGCAGCGAGCTGTACAAGGGCTAG
- a CDS encoding (d)CMP kinase, translating into MKFTVAIDGPAAAGKGTLSKRVAEAFGFAHLDTGLLYRATGAKVLEGADPVAAARALAPEDTAREDLRTSQVAQAASRVAAIAEVRAALVQFQRDFARREGGAVLDGRDIGTVICPDAEVKLFVTASDAVRAERRYLELSGKGQDVSREGVLRDLQERDARDSQRDAAPMTAADDAVLIDTSDLSIEDAVAEAVAHIKAKL; encoded by the coding sequence ATGAAATTCACGGTGGCAATCGACGGCCCGGCGGCGGCGGGCAAGGGCACGCTGTCCAAGCGCGTGGCAGAGGCGTTCGGCTTCGCCCATCTCGACACCGGGCTGCTTTACCGCGCCACGGGCGCGAAGGTTTTGGAGGGGGCCGATCCGGTCGCCGCCGCCCGCGCGCTCGCGCCAGAGGACACCGCCCGCGAGGATCTGCGCACGTCGCAGGTGGCCCAAGCCGCCTCCCGCGTCGCCGCCATCGCGGAGGTGCGCGCGGCGCTCGTTCAGTTTCAGCGCGACTTCGCACGGCGCGAGGGCGGCGCGGTGCTCGACGGGCGCGATATCGGAACGGTGATCTGCCCCGATGCGGAGGTTAAGCTGTTCGTCACCGCCTCGGACGCCGTGCGGGCCGAGCGGCGCTATCTGGAACTCAGCGGCAAGGGCCAGGACGTCAGCCGCGAGGGCGTCTTGCGCGATCTGCAGGAACGCGACGCGCGCGACAGCCAGCGTGATGCTGCCCCGATGACGGCCGCAGACGATGCCGTCCTGATCGACACGTCAGACTTGAGCATCGAGGATGCCGTGGCCGAGGCGGTCGCTCACATCAAGGCCAAGCTTTAA
- a CDS encoding GFA family protein, whose protein sequence is MPNGSCVCGAITYEVRGPLRPVIACHCQQCRKTSGHHVAATSARREDVTITGTPTWYASSPAARRGFCGTCGSQLFWDGPGVNLSIFAGTLDDASGLALAGHIFCADKGDYYEIADGTPQAPADDPNMTTQVL, encoded by the coding sequence ATGCCTAACGGAAGTTGCGTGTGCGGCGCGATCACCTACGAGGTGCGAGGCCCCCTGCGCCCGGTGATTGCCTGCCACTGCCAGCAGTGCCGCAAGACCAGCGGGCACCACGTCGCCGCGACCTCCGCCCGTCGGGAGGACGTCACGATCACCGGAACCCCCACATGGTACGCCTCGTCGCCCGCCGCGCGGCGGGGCTTTTGCGGGACCTGCGGCAGCCAGCTGTTTTGGGATGGCCCGGGCGTGAACCTGTCGATCTTCGCGGGCACGCTCGATGACGCATCGGGGCTGGCGCTGGCGGGGCATATCTTTTGCGCCGACAAGGGCGATTATTACGAGATCGCCGATGGCACGCCGCAGGCCCCCGCGGATGATCCGAACATGACGACGCAGGTGCTATGA
- the aroA gene encoding 3-phosphoshikimate 1-carboxyvinyltransferase encodes MSAHGEPIPMTSAKGGPLTGEAHVPGDKSISHRSLILGAMAVGETRVSGLLEGQDVLDTGRAMQAFGAEVVNHGGGNWSVHGVGVGGFAEPSQVIDCGNSGTGVRLIMGAMATSPITATFTGDASLNGRPMGRVTDPLALFGTQSYGRKGGRLPMTLVGAKSPVPVRYTVPMPSAQVKSAVLLAGLNAPGDTVVIEKEATRDHSERMLAGFGATVTLDETREGRVITLSGQPELKPQTITVPRDPSSAAFPVCAGLVAEGSDVLVPGIGLNPTRAGLFTTLQEMGADLTFENMREEGGEPVADLRARFSDTMKGIEVPPERAASMIDEYPVLSVVAACATGKTVMRGVKELRVKESDRIDAMARGLEACGVTVEEDEDTFIVHGMGAGGVPGGGTCATHLDHRIAMSFMVLGFAAQRPVRIDDGGPIATSFPIFEDLMRGLGAHISRD; translated from the coding sequence ATGTCCGCCCACGGTGAGCCCATCCCGATGACCTCCGCCAAAGGCGGACCGCTGACAGGGGAGGCCCATGTGCCCGGCGACAAGTCGATCTCGCATCGCTCACTGATCCTGGGCGCGATGGCGGTAGGCGAGACCAGGGTCTCCGGTTTGCTGGAGGGCCAGGACGTGCTCGACACCGGCCGCGCGATGCAGGCTTTCGGTGCCGAAGTGGTCAACCATGGCGGCGGCAATTGGTCTGTGCACGGCGTCGGCGTCGGCGGCTTTGCCGAGCCGTCCCAGGTCATCGATTGCGGCAATTCCGGCACTGGCGTGCGCCTGATCATGGGCGCGATGGCGACCTCGCCCATCACCGCTACCTTCACTGGCGACGCGTCGCTCAATGGCCGCCCCATGGGGCGGGTCACCGACCCGCTGGCGCTGTTTGGCACGCAGAGCTACGGGCGAAAAGGGGGCCGCCTGCCCATGACGCTGGTCGGCGCGAAATCCCCCGTGCCCGTGCGCTACACCGTGCCGATGCCGTCTGCACAGGTGAAATCCGCGGTGCTGCTGGCGGGGCTGAACGCCCCGGGCGATACCGTGGTGATCGAGAAAGAGGCGACCCGCGATCATTCTGAACGCATGCTTGCGGGCTTCGGCGCGACCGTCACGCTGGACGAGACCCGCGAGGGCCGCGTCATCACCCTGTCCGGCCAGCCGGAGCTTAAGCCGCAGACCATCACTGTGCCGCGCGACCCCAGCTCCGCCGCCTTCCCGGTCTGTGCGGGGCTGGTCGCCGAAGGCTCCGACGTGCTGGTGCCGGGCATTGGCCTGAACCCGACCCGCGCGGGGCTGTTCACCACGCTGCAGGAGATGGGCGCGGACCTGACATTCGAGAATATGCGCGAGGAAGGCGGCGAGCCGGTTGCCGATCTGCGCGCGCGCTTTTCCGACACCATGAAAGGGATTGAGGTGCCGCCCGAGCGCGCGGCCTCGATGATCGACGAATACCCGGTGCTCAGCGTCGTGGCCGCCTGCGCCACCGGCAAGACGGTGATGCGCGGCGTCAAGGAGCTGCGCGTGAAAGAAAGCGACCGCATCGACGCGATGGCGCGCGGGCTGGAGGCCTGCGGGGTGACAGTCGAGGAAGACGAGGATACGTTCATCGTGCACGGGATGGGCGCGGGCGGCGTGCCGGGGGGCGGCACCTGCGCGACCCATCTGGACCACCGGATCGCCATGTCCTTCATGGTGCTGGGCTTTGCCGCGCAGCGCCCGGTGCGGATTGACGACGGGGGGCCGATTGCCACGTCCTTCCCGATTTTTGAGGACCTGATGCGCGGCTTGGGCGCACATATTTCGAGGGATTAG
- the trmB gene encoding tRNA (guanosine(46)-N7)-methyltransferase TrmB — protein sequence MSTPKDPNAPDTRTWRNFYGRMKGKALHPRQEKDLEEVLPKVRLANVTWEENPDRTLLDIAALTQGRPLWLEVGFGAGEHIVHQAQANPDTLFIGCEPYINGTAALLGKIRRQGVENILVHPGDARDLFDVLPPACLDRAFLLYPDPWPKARHHRRRFVTEEHLGPLAKKMKPGTTFRVATDIEDYVRQTLEEVPRAGFTWTAERAQDWRQPWTDWLSTRYEQKALREGRTPHYLTFTRD from the coding sequence ATGAGCACACCCAAAGACCCCAACGCCCCCGACACTCGCACGTGGCGCAACTTCTACGGTCGCATGAAGGGCAAGGCGCTGCACCCGCGTCAGGAAAAGGACCTTGAAGAGGTCCTGCCGAAGGTCCGCCTGGCCAATGTGACGTGGGAGGAGAACCCCGACCGCACGCTGCTGGACATTGCCGCGCTGACCCAAGGCCGCCCGCTCTGGCTGGAGGTGGGCTTTGGCGCGGGCGAGCATATCGTGCATCAGGCACAGGCGAACCCGGACACGCTCTTCATCGGCTGCGAGCCCTATATCAATGGCACCGCGGCGCTGCTGGGCAAGATCCGGCGTCAAGGGGTCGAGAACATCCTCGTCCACCCCGGCGACGCGCGCGACCTGTTCGACGTACTGCCGCCCGCCTGCCTTGACCGGGCCTTTCTGCTCTATCCCGATCCGTGGCCCAAGGCCCGCCACCACCGCCGCCGCTTCGTGACCGAGGAACATCTGGGGCCACTGGCCAAGAAGATGAAGCCCGGCACGACGTTCCGTGTGGCGACCGATATCGAGGATTACGTGCGCCAGACGCTCGAAGAGGTTCCGCGCGCGGGCTTCACCTGGACCGCGGAGCGGGCGCAGGATTGGCGGCAGCCCTGGACCGACTGGCTGTCGACGCGTTACGAGCAGAAGGCCCTGCGCGAGGGCCGCACGCCCCATTACCTGACCTTTACGCGGGACTGA
- a CDS encoding LysR family transcriptional regulator, with product MDMAWDDLRTVMVLVRHGSLAGAAQALGVNYTTVARRVRRAEDALGQPIFERLPDGYHPTDTAHLIAAKAEQMEAAEHGLMRQLRGAETALSGPLTITAPQLLIASLLAPVIDQFTSAHPEVELTVRATNQRLDLARREADLAVRISRDPGDTLTGLRLLAQDSASFASPAWAARIEAEPQAMIDWVVYDAYPDPPQARSARYPNHRVRLRLDDMVAMIGAAKAGLGVIRMPMFLGRTTEGLQQVPVLEPQPYPDIWVVGHPDVWPGAKLAAFRSMLVAHCKTRAALFVG from the coding sequence ATGGATATGGCATGGGACGATCTGCGCACGGTGATGGTGCTGGTGCGCCACGGCTCGCTGGCGGGGGCGGCGCAGGCGCTGGGGGTGAACTACACCACCGTGGCGCGCCGGGTGCGCCGCGCGGAAGACGCGCTTGGCCAGCCGATCTTCGAGCGCTTGCCCGACGGCTACCACCCCACGGATACCGCCCATCTCATCGCGGCCAAGGCCGAGCAGATGGAGGCTGCCGAGCACGGGCTGATGCGGCAGTTGCGCGGGGCGGAGACCGCGTTGTCGGGGCCGCTGACGATCACCGCGCCGCAATTGCTGATCGCCTCGCTGCTGGCGCCCGTCATTGATCAGTTCACCAGCGCCCACCCGGAGGTTGAGCTGACCGTGCGTGCGACCAACCAGCGGCTGGACCTCGCCCGGCGGGAGGCGGACCTCGCCGTGCGCATCAGCCGCGACCCCGGCGACACGCTCACGGGGCTGCGCCTGCTGGCCCAGGACAGCGCGAGCTTTGCCAGCCCCGCATGGGCCGCGCGGATCGAGGCGGAGCCGCAGGCGATGATCGACTGGGTCGTCTATGATGCCTACCCGGACCCGCCGCAGGCGCGCTCGGCGCGCTATCCCAACCATCGGGTACGGCTCAGGCTCGACGACATGGTGGCGATGATCGGCGCGGCGAAGGCGGGGTTGGGAGTGATCCGCATGCCGATGTTTCTGGGCCGCACCACCGAAGGATTGCAGCAGGTGCCGGTGCTGGAGCCGCAGCCCTACCCCGATATCTGGGTCGTGGGGCATCCCGATGTGTGGCCGGGGGCGAAGCTTGCGGCCTTCCGCTCGATGCTGGTGGCCCATTGCAAGACGCGCGCGGCGCTGTTCGTCGGTTGA
- a CDS encoding DUF1330 domain-containing protein yields MIYAYAALTVTNPEALAAYRDVAGAALAKHGGKVETATPDFTVLDGAPDAPNVAALLSFPDKDSALAWAHDAELEDVHALRRSAGASDILLLG; encoded by the coding sequence ATGATCTACGCTTACGCCGCCCTTACCGTCACCAACCCCGAAGCGCTTGCCGCGTACCGCGATGTCGCGGGTGCTGCGCTGGCCAAGCACGGCGGCAAGGTCGAGACGGCCACGCCCGATTTCACCGTGCTCGACGGCGCGCCTGACGCGCCGAATGTGGCAGCGCTGTTGAGTTTTCCCGACAAGGACTCGGCGCTCGCATGGGCCCATGACGCGGAGCTGGAGGACGTGCACGCCCTGCGCCGCTCCGCCGGGGCGTCGGACATTCTGCTCCTCGGCTAG
- a CDS encoding DMT family transporter — MQPKSHIDAFGAACLIGFSLLLAFNQVVIKFSGEGFGPVFMAGLRSAGATVCIVAWMMARGIPLALPRAVLPSAILVGLVFCAEFIFLFTALDLTTVSRASVIFYSMPLWLALMAHVFLPGDHLTARKSVGLLVAFAGVAWAILDRSGGGEASLIGDLCALGAAIGWAATALLVKATPLKTVPPEVQLLWQVLISAPILLLAAPLFGDLMRAPEPIHYAALAFQTVVVVSMGFVFWLWLMTLYPASGVASFSFLSPVFSVLLGWLLLGEQVGLSIWGALALVAIGIVLINRPAKSPGPQVPQKV; from the coding sequence ATGCAGCCCAAATCCCATATCGACGCCTTCGGCGCGGCTTGCCTGATCGGCTTCTCGCTGTTGCTGGCCTTCAATCAGGTGGTGATCAAGTTCTCCGGCGAGGGCTTCGGCCCGGTCTTCATGGCCGGGCTGCGCTCGGCGGGGGCGACGGTCTGCATCGTGGCATGGATGATGGCCCGCGGCATCCCGCTTGCCCTGCCCCGCGCCGTGCTGCCATCGGCGATCCTGGTCGGTCTGGTGTTCTGCGCCGAGTTCATCTTCCTGTTCACCGCGCTCGATCTCACGACGGTTTCCCGCGCCTCCGTCATCTTCTATTCCATGCCTTTATGGCTGGCCCTGATGGCCCATGTCTTCCTGCCCGGCGACCATCTGACCGCGCGCAAGAGCGTGGGGTTACTGGTGGCCTTTGCCGGGGTCGCCTGGGCCATTCTTGACCGCTCCGGCGGGGGCGAGGCATCCCTGATCGGCGATCTGTGCGCCCTGGGCGCGGCCATCGGCTGGGCCGCGACGGCATTGCTGGTCAAGGCCACGCCGCTCAAGACCGTCCCCCCCGAGGTGCAGCTGTTGTGGCAGGTGCTGATCTCCGCCCCGATCCTGCTGCTGGCCGCGCCGCTCTTTGGCGATCTGATGCGCGCGCCGGAGCCCATTCACTACGCCGCGCTGGCCTTCCAGACGGTCGTGGTGGTGAGCATGGGCTTCGTGTTCTGGCTGTGGCTGATGACGCTCTACCCCGCCTCGGGCGTGGCGAGCTTCAGCTTCCTGTCGCCGGTCTTCTCGGTGCTTCTGGGCTGGCTGCTGCTGGGCGAGCAGGTCGGCCTGTCGATCTGGGGCGCGCTGGCACTGGTGGCCATCGGCATCGTGCTGATCAACCGTCCCGCCAAATCGCCGGGCCCTCAGGTCCCACAGAAGGTCTGA
- a CDS encoding protein adenylyltransferase SelO, with product MSELSAPVFDNAYARLPERFYTRLDPAPVVAPALIALNDGLAAEMGLDAGWLRSEAGIAMLAGNVMPDGAQPLAQAYAGHQFGGWSPQLGDGRANVLGEVIGPSGRWDVQLKGSGPTPYSRMGDGRAALGPVLREYIVSEAMHALGVPTTRALAAVSTGEEVLREARLPGAVLTRAARSHIRVGTFQYFAARQDVEALALLMEEARGRHYPELAEGDALGFLQAVVAAQADLVARWMGLGFIHGVMNTDNTHVGGLTIDYGPCAFMDAYHPAQVFSSIDQMGRYAYQAQPQILVWNLAQLASCLLPLMGEDAEQAIEDAQEVLGGFGELYTEAWKRVFFAKIGLSEGGDDEVALVQDLLTRMAENQADFTLTFRAMARGAGAREQFVDPTAFDAWAKGWQGDEAVMRAANPAFIPRNHRVEEAIQAGNRGDFASFERLVEVLQRPYEDQPEHAALEAAPTEQQIVRQTFCGT from the coding sequence ATGAGCGAGCTGTCTGCGCCGGTCTTTGACAATGCCTATGCCCGCCTGCCGGAGCGGTTCTACACGCGGCTGGACCCGGCCCCCGTGGTAGCGCCCGCGTTGATCGCCTTGAATGATGGGCTGGCGGCCGAGATGGGGCTGGATGCGGGTTGGCTGCGCTCGGAGGCGGGGATTGCGATGTTGGCTGGGAACGTGATGCCCGATGGCGCGCAGCCGCTGGCGCAGGCCTATGCCGGGCATCAGTTCGGGGGCTGGTCACCGCAACTGGGCGATGGGCGCGCGAATGTTTTGGGTGAAGTGATCGGGCCTTCTGGACGGTGGGACGTGCAATTGAAGGGCTCTGGCCCGACGCCCTATTCTCGGATGGGGGACGGGCGGGCGGCTTTGGGGCCGGTTTTGCGGGAATACATCGTCTCGGAAGCGATGCACGCGCTGGGCGTGCCGACCACGCGGGCGCTGGCCGCGGTCAGCACCGGCGAAGAGGTGCTGCGCGAGGCGCGCCTGCCGGGGGCGGTTTTGACGCGGGCGGCACGCTCGCATATCCGGGTAGGCACATTCCAATATTTCGCCGCGCGGCAGGATGTCGAGGCGTTGGCGCTGCTGATGGAGGAGGCGCGAGGCCGGCATTACCCGGAGCTGGCGGAAGGCGACGCGCTGGGGTTCCTGCAGGCGGTGGTCGCCGCACAGGCGGATCTGGTGGCGCGCTGGATGGGGCTGGGCTTTATCCACGGCGTGATGAACACCGACAACACTCATGTGGGCGGGCTGACGATTGATTACGGGCCCTGCGCCTTCATGGATGCCTACCACCCGGCGCAGGTGTTTTCGTCCATCGACCAGATGGGGCGCTATGCCTATCAGGCGCAGCCGCAGATCCTCGTGTGGAACCTGGCGCAGCTGGCGTCCTGCCTTCTGCCGTTGATGGGCGAGGATGCAGAGCAGGCCATCGAGGATGCGCAAGAGGTGCTGGGCGGCTTCGGGGAGCTTTATACCGAGGCCTGGAAGCGGGTGTTCTTCGCCAAGATCGGGCTGTCCGAGGGCGGCGATGACGAAGTGGCGCTGGTGCAGGACCTGCTGACCCGGATGGCCGAGAACCAGGCTGACTTTACCCTGACCTTCCGCGCCATGGCGCGCGGCGCGGGCGCGCGGGAACAGTTCGTGGACCCGACCGCCTTTGATGCGTGGGCCAAGGGTTGGCAGGGGGACGAGGCCGTGATGCGGGCGGCGAACCCGGCCTTCATCCCGCGCAACCACCGCGTGGAAGAGGCCATTCAGGCGGGCAATCGCGGTGACTTCGCGTCGTTCGAGCGGCTGGTGGAGGTCTTGCAGCGGCCCTATGAGGATCAGCCGGAGCATGCCGCGCTGGAAGCGGCGCCCACCGAGCAGCAGATCGTGCGTCAGACCTTCTGTGGGACCTGA